One genomic segment of Paenibacillus durus includes these proteins:
- a CDS encoding sensor histidine kinase has translation MKTNIAAFVLMLIAVPLAGELKFFPFHDEFRVSLGIPIFFFFLLWIQRIPPALSGFLAGILVVAFRIGLDSLVQADVSIGALYLKHFPAFFYYLAYAALFQLLRLNQVPYRPVRVGVLSIFIEIIANLVEFSVRHADSMGQLNLEVVGKLLVIAVIRSFFVLGFFNIMQLRQSVLAEEHERKEKERVLLLVSNLYEESVQLRKTLQFAEDITRDGYELYRQLQQVRSLDELDPLARKALSISGQVHEIKKDNQRIHAGLSKLIADEGPSDYMDLPDIMRLIVRTNDKYAASLGKTIQFGIEVNDPFPPLHVYTLLSLMNNLAANAVEAIPKEGTIAISVSRTQGRIEIQVRDNGPGIPDRKKKLVFTPGYTSKYDISGKPSTGMGLYYIREVVKELQGDIELQDDPETGETVFTLLLPIDPLTQKG, from the coding sequence TTGAAAACCAATATCGCTGCGTTCGTCCTTATGCTTATTGCGGTTCCCCTAGCCGGCGAGTTAAAATTCTTTCCTTTTCATGATGAATTTCGCGTAAGCTTAGGGATTCCCATATTTTTCTTTTTCCTGTTATGGATTCAAAGAATCCCCCCTGCCTTATCCGGATTCCTTGCCGGCATTCTCGTCGTTGCCTTCCGCATCGGATTGGACTCCTTGGTTCAGGCGGATGTTTCCATCGGAGCGCTGTATCTGAAGCATTTTCCGGCGTTCTTTTATTATCTGGCTTACGCCGCATTGTTCCAGCTCCTTCGGTTAAATCAGGTTCCTTACCGGCCGGTGCGGGTAGGGGTTCTAAGCATCTTCATCGAAATCATTGCCAATCTGGTTGAGTTCTCCGTTCGGCATGCGGACTCCATGGGTCAGTTGAATTTGGAGGTGGTAGGCAAGCTGCTGGTCATCGCGGTCATTCGCAGTTTTTTTGTTCTTGGTTTCTTTAATATCATGCAATTACGCCAGTCCGTCTTGGCCGAAGAGCATGAGCGGAAAGAAAAGGAACGTGTTCTTCTGCTCGTATCGAATTTATATGAAGAGTCTGTCCAGCTCAGAAAGACGCTGCAATTCGCCGAAGATATTACGAGAGATGGCTATGAATTGTACCGTCAATTGCAGCAAGTTCGTTCCCTGGACGAGCTGGACCCATTGGCGCGGAAAGCGTTGAGTATTTCAGGGCAGGTACATGAGATCAAAAAAGACAACCAGCGAATCCACGCCGGACTTTCCAAGTTGATCGCCGACGAAGGACCGTCTGACTATATGGATCTTCCGGATATCATGCGGCTCATTGTCCGGACGAACGACAAATACGCGGCATCTTTAGGCAAAACGATTCAATTTGGCATCGAAGTGAACGATCCGTTTCCTCCCCTGCATGTGTACACCTTATTATCTTTAATGAACAATCTGGCGGCCAATGCGGTAGAAGCCATTCCCAAGGAAGGGACGATTGCCATTTCGGTCAGCCGTACACAAGGCAGGATTGAGATTCAGGTCCGCGATAACGGACCGGGCATCCCGGACCGGAAGAAGAAGCTGGTCTTTACACCGGGATACACGTCAAAGTATGATATTTCGGGAAAACCCTCTACAGGAATGGGATTGTATTATATCCGGGAGGTCGTAAAGGAGCTTCAGGGGGATATAGAATTGCAGGATGACCCGGAAACCGGAGAAACGGTATTTACTCTGCTGCTTCCGATCGATCCATTAACCCAGAAAGGATGA
- a CDS encoding response regulator has protein sequence MRFFIVDDDEGVRSMLADIIEDFGLGEVVGELEDGSGLSHDLLELKKVDILMIDLLMPIRDGIQTIRAIGQDFSGKIIMISQIESKDMIGEAYSLGVQYYITKPINRLEILEVIRKVMDHLRLQKSMSDIQRTIQGLQIISSPKNQRTADAENKIVTSGHFMLSELGMIGEAGSKDVLEMLEVLYQLDLETGEASFAFPSLKDIFRSIAAKRLEHLAASTELGKEIKASEQRVRRAIFQTLTHVASLGLTDYSHPKFENYASKFFDFTEIRKRMLELQNEAEPSQSQVRINTKKFIQVLYVETKRSMS, from the coding sequence ATGCGTTTTTTTATCGTAGATGACGATGAGGGAGTTCGTTCCATGTTGGCTGACATCATTGAAGACTTCGGTCTCGGTGAAGTTGTCGGTGAACTGGAAGACGGCTCGGGTCTAAGTCATGATCTGCTTGAACTGAAGAAAGTCGATATTCTGATGATTGATTTATTGATGCCGATTCGGGACGGAATCCAGACGATTCGGGCGATAGGTCAAGACTTCAGCGGCAAAATTATTATGATCTCCCAAATTGAATCGAAGGATATGATTGGCGAGGCTTACTCGCTGGGGGTGCAGTACTATATCACCAAACCGATTAATCGTCTGGAGATTCTGGAGGTCATACGTAAAGTAATGGACCATTTGCGGCTGCAAAAGTCGATGAGCGATATCCAGAGAACGATTCAAGGCTTGCAGATCATAAGCTCTCCGAAGAACCAGCGAACAGCGGATGCCGAGAACAAGATCGTGACGTCCGGCCATTTTATGCTTTCTGAACTGGGAATGATCGGGGAAGCGGGAAGCAAAGACGTATTGGAGATGCTGGAGGTTCTGTATCAGCTGGATTTGGAAACGGGTGAGGCTTCCTTTGCGTTCCCTTCGCTTAAAGATATTTTTAGAAGCATCGCCGCAAAAAGACTTGAACACCTGGCAGCCTCCACTGAGCTGGGTAAGGAAATCAAAGCCTCGGAGCAGAGGGTGCGCCGGGCTATTTTTCAGACCCTGACCCATGTGGCCTCTCTCGGCTTAACCGATTACTCGCATCCGAAATTTGAGAATTACGCTTCGAAATTTTTCGATTTCACCGAAATCCGTAAACGGATGCTGGAACTGCAAAATGAGGCAGAGCCTTCCCAATCCCAGGTGCGGATCAATACGAAAAAATTCATCCAGGTGCTTTATGTGGAAACGAAACGATCTATGAGTTAA
- a CDS encoding transaldolase family protein, with product MLILLDTANFEAITRMYDLFPYDGVTTNPTILKNEKNDPMKQLLRIWEFLPAGSALHAQVISVTAEEMVEEAHYMVKRLGEGLYVKVPVSAQGLKAISILSKEGIHVTATAIYTPMQAFMAAKAGAKFTAPYVNRIDNMGADGVKAAMDIHDMLRMHKLDSDVLAASFKNSQQILELCRHGIGSVTAAPDVLEALIRHPATDHAITAFNNDFAEAFGKNKTMLELYEI from the coding sequence ATGCTTATATTGCTTGATACCGCAAATTTTGAAGCGATTACCCGGATGTATGATCTGTTCCCATATGACGGCGTTACCACCAATCCAACGATATTGAAAAATGAAAAAAATGATCCGATGAAGCAACTGCTTCGGATTTGGGAGTTTTTGCCTGCCGGTTCGGCGCTGCATGCGCAGGTGATTTCCGTGACCGCCGAAGAGATGGTGGAGGAGGCGCATTATATGGTCAAGCGGCTGGGGGAGGGATTATATGTAAAAGTTCCGGTCTCCGCTCAAGGACTTAAGGCAATCAGCATTCTATCCAAAGAGGGTATACACGTGACGGCAACCGCGATTTATACTCCGATGCAGGCTTTTATGGCGGCAAAAGCGGGGGCCAAATTCACAGCTCCTTATGTTAACCGAATTGACAACATGGGTGCGGACGGCGTGAAAGCAGCGATGGATATTCATGATATGCTCCGGATGCATAAACTTGATAGCGACGTTCTGGCGGCAAGCTTCAAAAATTCGCAGCAAATTCTGGAACTATGCCGGCATGGCATTGGTTCGGTGACTGCCGCTCCAGACGTGTTGGAGGCTTTAATCAGGCATCCAGCCACGGATCATGCGATTACCGCATTTAACAATGATTTTGCCGAGGCCTTCGGAAAAAACAAAACGATGCTGGAGCTTTATGAAATCTAG
- a CDS encoding glycyl-radical enzyme activating protein: MEHAADMKSGKIFDIRRFSTHDGHGIRTNIFLKGCPLACRWCQNPEGIAFQTHLVYFRNKCIRCGLCARNGQYGASAFENRTRIKLERDQIEECEACIDVCPAGALSLDCQVMAVNEVVTEVMKDRRFFKYSGGVTLSGGEPLFQHEFALQLLTALKQAGLHTAIESSLQTSPAILEQAAEMLDLIYADFKIFDTELHKKHTGLSNARIKENLKWLLTGNTQAEVIVRTPLIPEYTAFDDNIRSISSFISAIRPDVKYELLNYNPLAQAKYNHVEQKFCFDRNPRMYSDQEMTHFHTIALDAGITNLIK; the protein is encoded by the coding sequence ATGGAACATGCAGCGGACATGAAATCCGGCAAAATTTTTGATATCCGAAGATTTTCCACCCATGACGGCCACGGCATCCGTACCAACATATTTCTAAAAGGCTGTCCTCTTGCCTGCCGCTGGTGCCAGAATCCGGAGGGGATTGCATTTCAGACCCATTTGGTCTACTTCCGCAATAAATGCATCCGGTGCGGCTTATGCGCCCGGAATGGACAGTACGGCGCTTCCGCCTTCGAGAACCGAACACGGATCAAGCTTGAGCGGGACCAGATCGAAGAATGTGAGGCATGCATCGACGTGTGTCCTGCCGGAGCGCTGTCCTTGGACTGCCAGGTTATGGCGGTGAACGAGGTGGTTACAGAAGTAATGAAGGATCGCCGCTTTTTCAAATATAGCGGTGGAGTGACCCTTTCCGGCGGGGAACCACTGTTTCAGCACGAATTTGCTTTACAGTTGTTAACAGCCTTAAAGCAAGCAGGCCTCCATACAGCGATCGAGAGCAGCTTGCAGACGTCCCCGGCCATACTGGAACAGGCGGCTGAAATGCTGGATTTGATCTATGCGGATTTCAAAATTTTTGATACGGAACTGCATAAGAAGCATACAGGACTGTCCAATGCCCGAATTAAAGAAAATCTGAAATGGCTGCTCACAGGTAATACCCAAGCTGAAGTAATTGTCCGTACTCCCCTGATTCCTGAATATACGGCTTTTGACGATAATATCCGCAGCATTTCTTCTTTTATATCTGCCATCCGGCCTGACGTTAAATACGAGCTGTTGAATTATAATCCCTTGGCACAGGCCAAATACAACCATGTCGAACAGAAATTCTGCTTTGACAGAAATCCCCGAATGTACAGCGATCAAGAAATGACTCACTTCCACACCATCGCTTTGGATGCAGGCATTACAAATTTGATTAAATAA